Proteins encoded together in one uncultured Desulfosarcina sp. window:
- a CDS encoding bacterioferritin: MAQASREKKKAKVIEALNKARAMELTAISQYMNQHYNLDDMDYGELAGKMKLIAIDEMRHAEAFAERIKELGGEPVSEPDQKVTRGQEVEKVYPFDADLEDTTIDVYNQFLLVCRENGDSVSMKLFEQIIDEEQAHFNYFDSINNHIEKLGNVYLAKIAGTSSATGIGPSGFVVSQGE; the protein is encoded by the coding sequence ATGGCTCAAGCATCGAGAGAAAAGAAAAAGGCAAAAGTAATCGAAGCGCTCAACAAGGCCCGCGCCATGGAACTCACGGCCATCTCCCAGTACATGAACCAGCATTACAACCTGGACGACATGGACTACGGAGAACTGGCCGGCAAGATGAAGCTCATCGCCATCGACGAAATGCGCCACGCGGAAGCCTTTGCCGAGCGAATCAAGGAACTGGGCGGAGAACCCGTCTCGGAACCGGATCAGAAAGTTACCCGAGGCCAGGAAGTGGAAAAGGTCTATCCCTTCGATGCCGATTTGGAAGATACCACCATCGACGTTTACAACCAGTTTTTGCTGGTATGCCGCGAAAACGGGGACAGCGTCAGCATGAAACTTTTCGAGCAAATCATCGACGAAGAGCAGGCCCACTTCAACTATTTCGACAGCATCAACAACCATATCGAAAAACTGGGCAATGTCTACCTGGCCAAGATTGCGGGCACATCCTCGGCCACCGGTATCGGACCCAGCGGATTTGTCGTCAGCCAAGGCGAATAG
- a CDS encoding methylenetetrahydrofolate reductase → MNTEPFVVTIEVVPPDGPDPAKVLDALQPLAELPFYGFSVATNPVAKPRMSAMALCTLIRQRTGKPAILHLTTRDHNRLGLQGELWGARALGIDTVLAATGDFVAFKDRDHTSTVRDADVYKLVGMAREAGMHTGVVFDRHPETDGLERAVGHLKRKVDVGAQFAVTQPVYDETGADEIATATRDLGIPIIMGILPLRTPRHAEFLHTKVAGIAVPEALRKRMHEAANPLAEGVANAKKMLALARSRFAGACIMPPFDHYEIMPEIL, encoded by the coding sequence ATGAACACGGAACCCTTTGTCGTCACCATCGAAGTCGTGCCGCCGGACGGGCCGGACCCGGCCAAGGTTCTGGACGCCCTGCAGCCGCTGGCGGAACTGCCCTTTTACGGCTTCAGCGTCGCCACCAACCCGGTGGCCAAACCCCGCATGAGCGCCATGGCCCTGTGCACCCTGATCCGGCAGCGCACGGGCAAGCCGGCCATTTTGCACCTGACCACCCGGGACCACAACCGCCTCGGCCTGCAGGGTGAGCTGTGGGGCGCCAGGGCCCTGGGCATCGATACGGTGCTGGCCGCCACGGGAGATTTTGTGGCGTTCAAGGATCGGGACCACACCTCTACCGTCCGGGATGCCGATGTCTACAAACTGGTGGGTATGGCCCGCGAAGCCGGCATGCACACCGGCGTGGTCTTCGACCGCCACCCGGAAACCGATGGGTTGGAACGGGCGGTGGGTCACCTCAAGCGCAAAGTGGATGTTGGCGCCCAGTTTGCCGTCACCCAGCCGGTATACGACGAAACCGGCGCCGACGAAATCGCGACCGCCACGCGGGACCTGGGAATTCCGATCATCATGGGCATTCTCCCGCTGCGCACCCCGCGCCATGCCGAATTTCTGCACACCAAGGTGGCCGGCATCGCCGTGCCCGAAGCCCTGCGAAAACGCATGCATGAAGCGGCCAACCCTCTGGCCGAGGGCGTCGCCAATGCGAAGAAAATGTTGGCCCTGGCCCGTTCGCGCTTTGCCGGCGCCTGCATCATGCCGCCCTTTGACCACTATGAAATCATGCCCGAAATCCTTTAA
- a CDS encoding ATP-binding protein, with protein MQTYFAPAERLTREMLQQDIDSAVANPVIDGLLNTVSGLVAVLNEHRQILAVNDAFLSMLGIDNADSALGLRPGEAIGCIHRDANEGGCGTSHYCRTCGAAIAIVSCMAQDEAVERTCAIEVAPNGIRSDLFLRVRACPLMMQGYRMVLLFIQDISHRQQWEALGRIFFHDISNIIQSLLVSSEMLIHRATHENSREIQRIHRLALRLAREVQMQKHLTQTMEKDYQIVLAPITVEETFTELKTTFSSHPAAGQRAIDFSDQNLQVRFKSDFFLLTRVLTNMIVNALEATDRGRTVKVWVDSDDRSLSFSVWNHQAIDKSVVDRIFQRNVSTKADSGRGLGTYSMKLFGEKYLKGKIDFFTSVEVGTTFTLRIPLEPPYRGSAILSSE; from the coding sequence ATGCAAACATATTTCGCACCAGCCGAGCGGCTTACCAGAGAAATGCTCCAGCAGGATATCGATTCCGCTGTTGCCAATCCGGTAATCGATGGCCTGTTGAATACCGTCAGCGGCTTGGTGGCGGTGCTCAACGAGCATCGTCAGATCCTGGCCGTGAACGATGCGTTTCTTTCCATGCTGGGCATCGACAACGCCGACTCGGCCCTGGGTCTTCGTCCGGGAGAAGCTATCGGCTGCATTCACCGCGATGCCAACGAAGGCGGCTGCGGCACGTCCCACTATTGCCGGACCTGCGGGGCTGCGATCGCCATCGTATCGTGTATGGCCCAGGACGAGGCCGTGGAGCGAACCTGCGCCATCGAGGTCGCTCCCAACGGAATCCGAAGCGACCTTTTTCTTCGGGTTCGGGCCTGCCCATTAATGATGCAGGGATACCGCATGGTTCTGCTTTTTATTCAGGACATCAGCCACCGACAGCAATGGGAAGCCCTGGGAAGGATTTTTTTTCATGATATCAGCAACATTATCCAAAGCTTGCTGGTTAGCAGTGAAATGCTGATACATCGGGCAACGCACGAAAACAGCCGGGAAATTCAGCGTATTCACCGCCTCGCATTGCGCCTTGCCAGGGAGGTGCAGATGCAAAAGCATCTCACCCAGACAATGGAAAAAGACTACCAGATAGTACTCGCCCCGATTACCGTTGAAGAGACCTTCACGGAACTCAAGACCACTTTTTCGTCTCACCCAGCCGCCGGGCAGCGAGCCATCGATTTTTCCGATCAAAATCTGCAAGTCCGCTTCAAATCGGATTTTTTCCTTTTGACCCGGGTGCTGACCAACATGATCGTCAATGCGCTGGAGGCAACGGACAGGGGAAGAACCGTCAAGGTTTGGGTCGATTCCGATGACCGTTCGCTCTCATTTTCCGTATGGAACCATCAGGCGATTGACAAAAGCGTCGTCGATCGTATCTTTCAACGCAACGTGAGTACCAAAGCCGATTCGGGGAGGGGTTTGGGCACTTACTCCATGAAGCTGTTCGGTGAGAAATATTTGAAAGGCAAGATCGACTTTTTCACATCCGTCGAGGTAGGCACCACGTTCACTTTGCGGATTCCTTTAGAGCCGCCGTACCGTGGCAGCGCTATCCTCTCATCGGAATAG
- the hrpB gene encoding ATP-dependent helicase HrpB: protein MQTRKRTSPAERLPIHEILGDLKKTLENAACTVLVAPPGAGKTTVVPLALLEESWLAGRRILLLAPRRLAARAAARYMAAILGQKVGQTVGYRVRMESRIGPQTRVEVVTEGVLTRMLQRDPALTDVGLVIFDEFHERSLDADLGLALCRDVQGVLNEDLRLLVMSATLDPAPVADLLGNAPVIRCDGRMFPVETRYIVRPAARSPEQAMAGVIRQSVHAGEGNILAFLPGAAEIRRTVRLLKAADLPGDWTIAPLYGTLPRDRQDAAIMPPPEGRHKIVLATSIAETSLTIEGIRVVVDGGQQRTPRFDPGSGMTRLVTLPVSRASADQRRGRAGRLGPGICYRLWREADTPALAAHNRPEILDADLTALALELAVWGVDDSAVLNWLAPPPSIAFAHARQLLADLEALDADGKITAHGRRMAALPLHPRLAHMVLSAMDARMGQTACDIAAILSERDPIHFTGRWRDADLKLRLEALGAFREKKQFRVHDGNVDPAAVRRILKVSAVLQHRLGVKDRSEERIESGRLLAWAYPDRIARQRPGSPGRFLLTSGRGAFLDPSEPLSASVFLVAPQLDGNRQEARIFLAAAAEKEDLLDQFAHRVRWRETVSWDSRRQAVSAVREQVLGAVAVATEILQDPPACEVMNTMLAGIRSAGIDCLPWTRRLRTWQARVTMLARIDAPDGPWPDVGAIALTENLEVWLAPFLTDMRRLSDLSPKTLSDALLSHLDWKRQRRLEELAPTHMTVPSGSRRPIDYGGQEPILAVRVQEMFGLETTPAIAGGRVPLTLHLLSPANRPVQVTRDLAGFWQNGYPEVKKELKGRYPKHPWPDDPMTASPTSRVKPRRQN from the coding sequence ATGCAGACCCGAAAACGCACATCCCCTGCCGAACGGCTTCCCATCCACGAAATTCTCGGCGATCTGAAAAAAACCCTCGAGAACGCTGCATGCACCGTACTTGTGGCGCCGCCCGGCGCCGGCAAGACCACGGTCGTCCCCCTGGCTCTTTTGGAGGAATCGTGGCTGGCCGGCCGCCGCATCCTTCTTCTGGCGCCGCGGCGACTGGCAGCCCGCGCCGCCGCCCGTTACATGGCGGCGATCCTGGGGCAGAAAGTGGGCCAGACAGTTGGCTACCGGGTGCGCATGGAGAGCCGCATCGGACCGCAAACCCGCGTCGAGGTGGTCACCGAAGGCGTGCTCACCCGCATGCTGCAACGCGACCCGGCCCTGACGGACGTGGGGCTGGTTATCTTCGACGAGTTCCACGAACGCAGCCTGGACGCCGATCTGGGGCTGGCCCTGTGTCGGGATGTACAGGGCGTCCTCAACGAAGATCTGCGGCTGCTGGTGATGTCGGCCACCCTGGACCCGGCCCCGGTGGCCGACCTGCTGGGCAACGCGCCTGTGATCCGCTGCGACGGACGCATGTTTCCCGTGGAGACCCGCTATATTGTGCGGCCGGCGGCCCGATCACCGGAGCAGGCCATGGCCGGGGTGATCCGGCAATCGGTGCACGCCGGCGAAGGCAATATCCTCGCCTTTCTGCCCGGTGCCGCCGAAATTCGTCGCACGGTCCGGCTGCTGAAGGCTGCGGACCTGCCCGGCGATTGGACCATCGCCCCGCTGTACGGCACCTTGCCGCGGGATCGCCAGGATGCCGCCATCATGCCGCCGCCGGAGGGACGGCACAAAATCGTTCTGGCAACCTCCATTGCCGAAACCAGCCTGACCATCGAGGGCATCCGGGTCGTGGTGGACGGCGGTCAGCAGCGGACGCCGCGCTTCGATCCGGGCAGCGGAATGACCCGGCTGGTCACCCTGCCGGTCTCCCGGGCGTCGGCCGATCAGCGTCGGGGACGGGCCGGGCGCCTGGGGCCTGGCATCTGCTACCGTCTCTGGCGGGAAGCGGATACCCCTGCCCTGGCGGCCCACAACCGGCCGGAAATTCTGGATGCCGATCTGACCGCCCTGGCCCTGGAACTGGCCGTCTGGGGCGTGGACGACTCCGCGGTCTTGAATTGGCTGGCCCCACCACCGTCAATTGCCTTCGCCCATGCCAGGCAGTTGCTGGCCGATCTGGAAGCACTGGACGCCGACGGCAAAATTACCGCCCACGGTCGCCGCATGGCCGCACTGCCCCTGCATCCACGCCTGGCCCACATGGTCCTGTCGGCAATGGACGCCCGGATGGGACAGACGGCCTGCGACATCGCCGCCATTTTGAGCGAACGCGACCCCATCCATTTTACCGGCCGCTGGCGGGATGCAGACCTGAAGCTGCGCCTGGAGGCTCTCGGGGCATTCCGTGAGAAAAAACAATTTCGCGTTCACGACGGCAACGTTGACCCTGCCGCCGTAAGACGCATTCTCAAGGTCTCCGCGGTCCTTCAACACCGGCTGGGCGTGAAGGATCGATCCGAAGAGAGAATCGAATCGGGCCGGCTGCTGGCCTGGGCCTATCCCGACCGCATCGCCCGCCAACGACCCGGCAGCCCGGGGCGGTTTCTTCTCACCAGCGGGCGCGGCGCCTTTCTCGATCCGTCCGAGCCACTGAGTGCCAGTGTGTTTCTGGTGGCGCCGCAATTGGACGGCAACCGGCAGGAAGCCCGTATCTTTCTGGCTGCCGCCGCCGAGAAGGAGGATCTGCTCGACCAGTTTGCCCACCGCGTCCGATGGCGCGAGACCGTCTCCTGGGATTCACGTCGACAGGCCGTATCCGCCGTACGCGAACAGGTTTTGGGAGCCGTCGCTGTCGCAACTGAAATTCTTCAGGATCCGCCCGCCTGCGAAGTGATGAACACCATGCTTGCCGGCATCCGCTCAGCGGGCATCGATTGCCTGCCCTGGACGCGAAGGCTGCGGACCTGGCAGGCCCGGGTGACGATGCTGGCCCGCATCGACGCGCCGGACGGCCCCTGGCCGGATGTGGGCGCCATCGCCTTGACCGAGAACCTGGAGGTGTGGCTGGCTCCTTTTCTTACCGATATGCGGCGATTGAGCGATCTGTCCCCAAAAACGCTTTCCGACGCATTGCTCAGCCATCTCGACTGGAAGCGGCAGCGTCGGCTGGAGGAACTGGCGCCCACCCATATGACCGTACCCAGCGGATCACGACGTCCCATCGACTACGGCGGACAGGAACCGATCCTGGCAGTACGCGTGCAGGAGATGTTCGGTCTCGAAACCACACCCGCCATCGCCGGCGGCCGGGTGCCGTTGACCCTGCACCTGCTTTCACCGGCAAACCGCCCCGTGCAGGTTACCCGGGACCTGGCCGGTTTCTGGCAGAACGGCTACCCCGAGGTGAAAAAGGAACTCAAAGGGCGCTATCCCAAGCACCCCTGGCCGGACGACCCCATGACAGCGTCCCCCACCTCCCGGGTCAAGCCGCGCAGGCAAAACTGA
- a CDS encoding cache domain-containing protein yields MQPFKKLADMGLRTKLLLVYLSLATILFTSGGLGALIFSEKAIKISIENDLHNATRAIVNLVETATDASIANYLRAVAEHNLEIARLIHQQHLEGQLTEAQARSRIRTLLLGQTIGSTGYIYCLDSRGVIAVHPNPGVEGDDLTEHEFIRKQTCLKTGYLEYVWQNPGETAPRPKALYMTYFEPYDWIISVTSYRDEFRQILPMEEIRSSVRELKFGYSGYVFVADRKGDIIIHPELEGKNFYRLPAEDTAFFEKMVDQRVGQITYWWKNPGDLQSREKLAFFGYIEELDWIVGSSGYMDEIYAPIHSAWNIAIAFILISVLLSALLTLFVSDSITRRLRRLLTIIAKGEQGDLAVRVAPGSEDEVGRLERAFNAFLERLQSYHGNLAAEIDKHRATADSLQKANDFNELILSTVDALVIVIAPDGRIVLFNRACQKCSGYAAHEIEGQNLFDELIPDSEKEKMRIKLDELVRKRQGHRHANRWVTKDGQQRLIQWSNAVTTGTDGEVEFIVGSGLDITEHRATEKALRRSEALFEAVFNQTYQFIGVLSPEGRVRSVNQTALDFIGVKKELIVGQKFWETPFWQDVGEIRDKLKDAIAAAGRGQFKRMEVIHIRADNQLRSIDFTLKPVMDDSGQATMLIAEGRDITELKAMESRLQQAQKMDAVGTLAGGIAHDFNNNLQAISGYAQLLLMDEERSSRQKEMLTIINNTCNHASELTRQLLTFSREIESRLEALDLNAELLNVIKLLERTLPRMIRIETRLAKDLFAIKADRVQFEQVVMNLGINAGHAMPDGGTLTIETSNVDLDDDYCRKHVSMVPGTYAMLSVTDTGIGMDAETREHIFEPFFTTRETGRGTGLGLAMVYGIVKNHKGIIDCQSEPGKGTAFRIYFPAAAEEGAAEKPSGKVTQYPQGNESILLVDDDQAVRQVGREILKRFGYRVTEAEDGESGLRRYRELGDKIDLILLDLNMPGMGGKRCLEKLREASAVVPVLITSGDAPKGEAKAILDELAQGVVSKPYEIGSLLTMVRETLDRKTNPSFIEN; encoded by the coding sequence GTGCAGCCATTTAAAAAGCTCGCCGACATGGGTCTGCGCACCAAACTGCTCCTGGTTTACCTGAGTCTTGCGACGATCCTTTTTACCAGCGGCGGCCTGGGCGCCCTGATTTTCTCGGAAAAGGCCATTAAAATCAGTATCGAGAACGATTTGCACAATGCCACCCGCGCCATCGTCAACCTGGTGGAAACCGCTACAGATGCTTCGATTGCCAACTATCTGCGCGCCGTTGCCGAGCACAATCTGGAAATCGCCCGCCTGATCCATCAACAACATCTGGAGGGTCAACTGACGGAAGCGCAGGCCCGCAGCCGCATCCGGACCCTTCTTCTGGGTCAGACCATCGGCAGTACCGGTTATATCTACTGCCTGGACAGCAGGGGCGTGATCGCCGTTCATCCCAACCCCGGAGTGGAAGGCGACGATCTGACCGAACATGAATTCATTCGCAAGCAAACCTGTTTAAAAACCGGCTATCTCGAATATGTCTGGCAGAATCCCGGCGAGACGGCTCCCCGGCCCAAGGCCCTGTATATGACCTATTTCGAGCCCTACGACTGGATCATCTCCGTCACCTCCTACCGGGACGAATTCCGGCAGATTCTCCCCATGGAAGAGATCCGCAGCAGCGTCAGGGAGTTGAAATTCGGCTACAGCGGCTATGTCTTCGTTGCCGACCGCAAAGGAGACATCATCATCCATCCCGAGCTGGAAGGGAAGAATTTCTACCGATTGCCGGCCGAAGACACCGCGTTCTTCGAAAAAATGGTCGATCAGCGAGTTGGCCAGATAACCTACTGGTGGAAAAACCCGGGCGATCTGCAATCCCGGGAGAAACTGGCCTTTTTCGGGTATATCGAGGAACTGGATTGGATCGTGGGTTCGTCGGGCTATATGGACGAAATCTACGCGCCCATTCACAGCGCTTGGAATATCGCCATCGCTTTCATCTTGATCTCGGTCCTATTGAGCGCCCTGTTGACGCTGTTCGTCAGCGACTCCATCACCCGGCGGCTGCGCCGCCTGTTGACGATTATCGCTAAGGGGGAGCAGGGCGACCTGGCGGTGCGGGTCGCGCCGGGATCCGAGGACGAGGTGGGCCGGTTGGAGCGCGCCTTCAACGCCTTTCTGGAGCGCTTGCAATCGTATCATGGCAATCTTGCGGCGGAAATCGATAAGCATCGCGCAACGGCCGATTCCTTGCAGAAAGCCAACGACTTCAACGAGTTGATTCTCTCGACGGTGGACGCATTGGTCATCGTCATCGCCCCCGACGGCCGCATCGTCCTTTTCAACCGGGCCTGCCAGAAGTGCAGCGGTTATGCCGCCCATGAAATCGAGGGGCAGAATCTGTTCGACGAACTGATCCCCGACTCCGAAAAAGAGAAGATGCGAATCAAGCTTGACGAACTCGTCCGGAAAAGACAGGGCCACCGGCATGCCAATCGCTGGGTCACCAAAGATGGCCAGCAGCGTCTGATCCAATGGTCTAATGCCGTCACCACCGGCACCGACGGCGAAGTCGAATTCATCGTCGGATCGGGCCTCGATATCACCGAACATCGGGCCACGGAAAAAGCGCTGAGAAGAAGCGAGGCCCTGTTCGAAGCCGTGTTCAACCAGACCTACCAGTTCATTGGTGTGCTTTCGCCGGAGGGTAGGGTTCGATCCGTCAATCAGACGGCCCTCGATTTCATCGGCGTCAAAAAAGAGCTCATTGTCGGCCAGAAATTCTGGGAAACGCCCTTCTGGCAGGACGTCGGGGAGATCCGCGATAAGCTGAAAGATGCCATTGCCGCTGCTGGCCGAGGGCAATTCAAACGCATGGAGGTCATCCATATTCGCGCCGACAATCAGCTGCGTTCTATCGACTTCACGCTGAAACCGGTAATGGACGACTCCGGCCAGGCCACGATGCTGATCGCCGAAGGCCGCGATATCACCGAGTTAAAGGCCATGGAATCGCGACTCCAGCAAGCACAGAAGATGGATGCCGTCGGCACCCTGGCGGGAGGCATCGCCCATGACTTCAATAACAATCTGCAAGCCATTTCCGGCTATGCCCAACTGCTGCTGATGGACGAAGAACGTTCGAGCCGTCAAAAAGAGATGCTGACCATCATCAACAATACCTGCAACCACGCCAGCGAACTCACCCGGCAGTTGCTGACCTTCAGCCGCGAAATCGAAAGCCGCCTGGAGGCCCTTGACCTGAATGCGGAACTTCTCAACGTCATCAAACTCCTGGAGCGCACCCTTCCCCGCATGATCCGGATAGAGACCCGGCTGGCAAAGGACCTTTTCGCGATCAAGGCCGATCGGGTCCAGTTCGAACAGGTCGTGATGAATCTCGGCATCAATGCCGGCCATGCCATGCCGGACGGCGGGACATTGACCATCGAAACAAGCAATGTGGACCTGGATGACGATTATTGCCGCAAGCATGTCAGCATGGTACCCGGCACCTATGCCATGCTTTCCGTCACGGATACCGGCATCGGCATGGACGCCGAAACCCGGGAGCATATCTTCGAGCCTTTTTTTACGACCCGCGAAACCGGCCGGGGGACCGGACTCGGGCTGGCCATGGTTTACGGGATCGTCAAAAACCATAAAGGAATCATCGACTGCCAGAGTGAGCCCGGAAAAGGCACCGCCTTCAGGATTTACTTTCCAGCCGCGGCAGAGGAAGGTGCAGCGGAAAAACCGTCGGGTAAGGTGACCCAATATCCGCAAGGCAACGAGTCGATTCTGCTTGTTGATGACGATCAGGCCGTGCGCCAGGTGGGGCGGGAAATCCTGAAGCGATTCGGTTACCGGGTCACCGAGGCCGAAGACGGGGAATCGGGGCTTCGCCGATACCGGGAACTCGGCGATAAAATCGACCTGATTCTTCTCGACCTGAATATGCCCGGCATGGGGGGCAAACGCTGCCTGGAAAAGCTCAGGGAAGCAAGTGCCGTCGTCCCGGTTCTGATCACCAGCGGCGATGCGCCGAAAGGCGAAGCCAAAGCCATCCTCGACGAACTGGCCCAGGGGGTTGTGAGCAAACCCTACGAGATCGGCAGCCTGTTGACGATGGTGCGGGAAACCCTGGACCGGAAAACGAACCCTTCTTTCATAGAAAATTAG
- the uvrA gene encoding excinuclease ABC subunit UvrA translates to MKHHPNGTATATGKKIRGKRNVIELDRIEVRGAREHNLKHIDVSLPKKKLIVFTGVSGSGKSSLAFDTIFAEGQRRYVESLSAYARQFIGQMEKPRYDTIRGLSPTISIEQKSASKNPRSTVGTITEIYDYLRVLFARIGRQTCVNCGNPVGKGDAQSMVERILEMPAGAKILILAPVIDNRKGEHREVVARLQQQGYARVRVDGVVQDIEAVQTLARYKKHTIEAVIDRLKIAPDAAFRKRLTDSVETALKLGQGRIIVHRMDAGDIAMSEARSCCGIAYPELAPPLFSFNSPLGMCPDCNGIGSRLAMDADKVIADPNLTIRQGAVIPWQGHFTGKGRLNGSWTAEQLRAMEEQWGVDLDTPWQGLPKRQKDLILYGAGRRELTVTWNAEKIQGSYTTTFEGLLNTLMRRYKQTESENAKKYYGRFLSTRPCATCGGRRLKPEVLAVKIGGQSIIDVTEMTIREARDFLTGLKLSGNRKIIAEELLKEITGRLGFLVNVGLDYLSLSRKGPTLSGGESQRIRLASQVGSELTGVLYILDEPSIGLHQRDNIKLLNTLGHLRDIGNTLIVVEHDRETMAAADWIVDFGPGAGHLGGEIVAQGTPKQIMRRKASITGRYLSGREEIATPAARRKAGKRQITIVDAAENNLDYLTVDIPLGLLVGVTGVSGAGKSTLINQILYPALAGKLHHALLETGRHKTIDGLQHLDKVINIDQKAIGRTPRSNPATYTKVFDHIRDFFAQLPESRMRGYKKGRYSFNVKGGRCEACSGDGYIKVEMHFLADVYVPCETCRGRRFNDATLEIRYKDHSIADVLDLSVMQARDLFKNHPPIRRILDTLMDVGLSYIKLGQAATTLSGGEAQRIKLARELAKRATGRTLYILDEPTTGLHFQDIEMLLAVLHRLVDSGNTVVVIEHNLDVIKTADWIIDLGPEGGKGGGRVVAQGTPETVAAVDESYTGRFLRDIL, encoded by the coding sequence ATGAAACACCATCCCAACGGAACCGCCACGGCGACTGGCAAGAAAATCCGCGGCAAACGCAACGTCATCGAACTGGACCGCATCGAAGTTCGGGGGGCCCGGGAGCACAACCTCAAGCACATCGACGTCAGCCTGCCCAAGAAAAAGCTCATCGTCTTTACCGGGGTCTCCGGTTCGGGCAAGTCCAGCCTGGCCTTCGACACCATTTTCGCCGAGGGGCAGCGGCGCTACGTGGAGTCCCTCTCCGCCTACGCCCGCCAGTTCATCGGCCAGATGGAAAAGCCGCGCTACGACACCATCCGGGGCCTGTCGCCGACCATCTCCATCGAGCAGAAATCGGCCAGCAAGAACCCCCGCTCCACCGTGGGCACCATCACCGAAATCTACGACTACCTGCGGGTGCTGTTTGCCCGCATCGGCCGGCAGACCTGCGTCAACTGCGGCAACCCCGTGGGCAAGGGCGATGCCCAGAGCATGGTGGAACGTATCCTGGAGATGCCCGCAGGGGCTAAAATCCTGATTCTCGCGCCGGTCATCGACAACCGCAAAGGAGAGCATCGCGAGGTCGTCGCCCGATTGCAGCAGCAGGGCTACGCCCGGGTGCGGGTAGACGGCGTGGTTCAGGACATCGAAGCCGTCCAGACCTTGGCCCGCTACAAGAAGCACACCATCGAGGCCGTGATCGACCGGTTGAAAATCGCCCCGGATGCTGCCTTCCGCAAGCGGCTGACCGATTCGGTGGAAACCGCCCTGAAGCTGGGGCAGGGCCGCATCATCGTCCACCGCATGGACGCAGGCGACATCGCCATGAGCGAAGCCCGCTCCTGCTGCGGCATTGCCTACCCGGAGCTGGCCCCGCCCCTTTTCTCCTTCAACTCCCCACTGGGGATGTGCCCGGACTGCAACGGCATCGGCTCCCGCCTGGCCATGGACGCGGACAAGGTGATCGCCGATCCCAACCTGACCATCCGGCAGGGAGCCGTGATCCCCTGGCAGGGCCACTTTACCGGCAAGGGCCGGCTGAACGGCTCCTGGACGGCCGAACAACTGCGGGCCATGGAAGAGCAATGGGGCGTGGATCTCGATACCCCCTGGCAGGGTCTGCCCAAACGCCAGAAGGATCTGATCCTCTACGGTGCCGGAAGACGGGAACTGACGGTAACCTGGAATGCGGAGAAAATCCAGGGTTCCTATACCACTACTTTCGAGGGCCTGCTCAACACCCTCATGCGCCGCTACAAGCAGACCGAATCGGAAAACGCCAAGAAGTACTACGGCCGGTTTCTCTCCACCCGTCCCTGCGCCACCTGCGGCGGGAGGCGCCTGAAGCCGGAAGTTCTGGCCGTGAAGATCGGCGGACAATCCATCATCGACGTCACCGAAATGACTATCCGGGAGGCCCGGGACTTTCTCACCGGCCTGAAGCTTTCCGGCAATCGCAAAATCATCGCCGAAGAACTGCTCAAGGAGATCACCGGCCGGCTTGGCTTTCTCGTCAACGTGGGCCTGGACTACCTCTCGCTGAGTCGCAAGGGCCCGACCCTCTCCGGGGGCGAGTCCCAGCGCATCCGCCTGGCCTCCCAGGTGGGCTCGGAACTCACCGGCGTGCTGTACATCCTGGACGAGCCATCCATCGGCCTGCACCAGCGGGACAACATCAAACTTCTCAACACCCTGGGCCATCTGCGGGACATCGGCAACACCCTCATCGTGGTGGAGCACGACCGCGAAACCATGGCGGCGGCAGACTGGATCGTGGACTTCGGCCCCGGCGCCGGCCACCTGGGGGGCGAAATCGTGGCCCAGGGGACGCCCAAACAGATCATGCGCCGCAAGGCCTCCATTACGGGCCGCTACCTCAGCGGCCGCGAGGAGATCGCAACCCCGGCCGCCCGGCGAAAAGCAGGGAAACGGCAAATTACCATCGTCGACGCCGCTGAGAACAACCTCGACTATTTGACGGTGGACATTCCGCTGGGCCTTCTGGTGGGCGTCACCGGCGTCTCCGGCGCCGGCAAATCCACCCTGATCAACCAGATCCTCTACCCGGCCCTGGCCGGCAAGCTGCACCACGCCCTGCTCGAAACGGGCCGCCACAAAACGATTGATGGACTCCAGCACCTGGACAAGGTCATCAACATCGACCAGAAAGCCATCGGTCGCACTCCCCGCAGCAACCCGGCCACCTATACCAAGGTGTTCGACCATATCCGCGACTTCTTCGCCCAGTTGCCCGAGTCCAGAATGCGCGGCTACAAGAAAGGGCGCTACTCCTTCAACGTCAAAGGCGGCCGCTGCGAGGCCTGCAGCGGCGACGGCTACATCAAGGTGGAGATGCACTTCCTGGCCGACGTTTACGTGCCCTGCGAAACCTGCCGGGGCCGGCGTTTCAACGACGCCACCCTGGAAATCAGGTACAAGGACCACTCCATCGCCGACGTGCTGGACCTGTCGGTCATGCAGGCCCGGGACCTGTTTAAAAACCACCCGCCCATCCGACGCATCCTGGACACCCTCATGGACGTCGGCCTCTCCTATATCAAACTGGGCCAGGCCGCCACCACCCTTTCCGGCGGCGAAGCCCAGCGCATCAAGCTGGCCCGGGAACTGGCCAAGCGGGCCACGGGCCGCACCCTCTACATCCTCGACGAACCCACCACCGGCCTGCATTTCCAGGACATCGAAATGCTCCTGGCCGTCCTTCATCGTCTGGTGGACAGCGGCAACACCGTGGTCGTCATCGAGCACAACCTGGACGTGATCAAAACCGCCGACTGGATCATCGACCTGGGGCCCGAAGGGGGCAAGGGCGGCGGCCGGGTGGTGGCCCAGGGAACGCCCGAAACGGTGGCTGCGGTGGACGAAAGCTACACGGGCCGGTTTTTGCGCGACATCCTCTGA